A stretch of Gemmobacter fulvus DNA encodes these proteins:
- a CDS encoding MbtH family protein — protein sequence MTQSITAEADWLVLHNAEGRWSVWPATYPLPAGWQAEGAPAPRAECLARIETLWADPRPLALRAVMA from the coding sequence ATGACCCAATCCATCACCGCAGAGGCCGACTGGCTGGTTCTGCACAATGCCGAAGGCCGCTGGTCGGTCTGGCCCGCCACTTATCCGTTGCCCGCAGGCTGGCAGGCCGAAGGCGCGCCCGCCCCGCGTGCCGAGTGTCTCGCCCGGATTGAAACGCTCTGGGCCGATCCGCGCCCGCTGGCGCTGCGCGCGGTGATGGCATGA
- a CDS encoding MATE family efflux transporter: MQPLDLGDPALGRLILRAALPAVCGLSINAAHQGVDALFIGQLGAEALAAVSLALPLAGVTAALGVGLGVGCATAIGRRLGAGDQAAAERIASLAMALCMGLAVVLALLLWAGHRALPELLGARGGVIAPAQAYLAVMALSAGLGMVQILCDFTAIGEGNARFSMMTLFLCFGLNIVLDPLLIFGLVLGVPGAALATVLAQLVTLAVYVRYFARGAGRLRLRLHLPLGRAALTELWPVLRIGLPETGALLVATAASLLLYRMAAGLAGAEGLAALGIVLRLLVLATLPIEGFCLGAQAVLAHAAGAGNPARLARAAGIVAAIACGAAVAAMAVALWAAQPLIAAFSADPVVHALAVPALWLLAPAFPAIALRLVAQITLQATERARLAAVLGLAPMGWLLLPLLAVLPAHWGFSGLAASLCLAAFGAGLGAAVILWRLLRPRNEGVFA; this comes from the coding sequence ATGCAGCCACTTGATCTGGGAGATCCGGCGCTGGGGCGGCTGATCCTGCGCGCGGCCCTGCCTGCGGTGTGCGGGCTGTCGATCAATGCCGCGCATCAGGGGGTGGACGCGCTGTTCATCGGGCAATTGGGGGCCGAGGCGCTGGCCGCTGTCAGCCTTGCGCTGCCACTGGCCGGGGTGACGGCGGCGCTGGGCGTCGGGCTGGGGGTTGGCTGCGCCACCGCCATCGGGCGACGGCTGGGCGCGGGCGATCAGGCCGCAGCCGAGCGCATCGCCTCTTTGGCCATGGCGCTGTGCATGGGTTTGGCGGTGGTGCTGGCGCTGCTGCTCTGGGCAGGCCACCGGGCGCTGCCAGAGCTGCTGGGCGCGCGCGGTGGCGTGATTGCCCCGGCGCAGGCCTATCTGGCGGTCATGGCGCTGTCAGCCGGGTTGGGCATGGTGCAGATCCTGTGTGATTTCACCGCCATCGGCGAAGGCAATGCGCGGTTCAGCATGATGACGCTGTTCCTGTGTTTCGGCTTGAACATCGTGCTGGACCCGCTGCTGATCTTTGGTCTGGTGCTGGGCGTGCCGGGGGCGGCGCTGGCAACCGTGCTGGCGCAGCTGGTGACGCTGGCGGTCTATGTTCGATATTTTGCACGCGGGGCCGGACGCTTGCGGCTGCGGCTGCATTTGCCGCTGGGCCGCGCGGCGCTGACCGAGCTGTGGCCGGTGTTACGTATCGGCCTGCCGGAAACCGGCGCGCTGCTGGTGGCAACGGCGGCAAGCCTGCTGCTGTATCGCATGGCCGCCGGGCTGGCCGGGGCCGAAGGTCTGGCGGCGCTGGGCATCGTGCTGCGGCTGCTGGTGCTGGCCACCCTGCCGATCGAGGGCTTCTGTCTGGGTGCGCAGGCGGTGCTGGCCCATGCGGCGGGGGCGGGCAACCCGGCCCGCCTTGCCCGCGCGGCGGGCATCGTCGCGGCGATTGCCTGTGGCGCGGCGGTGGCGGCCATGGCCGTCGCGCTCTGGGCGGCGCAGCCCCTGATTGCCGCCTTTTCGGCGGATCCGGTGGTGCATGCGCTGGCGGTGCCGGCGCTCTGGCTGCTGGCCCCCGCCTTCCCGGCCATCGCGCTGCGTCTTGTGGCACAGATCACCCTTCAGGCCACCGAACGCGCCCGGCTTGCCGCCGTTCTGGGCCTTGCCCCGATGGGCTGGCTGCTGCTGCCCCTGCTGGCGGTGCTGCCGGCGCATTGGGGATTTTCCGGCCTTGCCGCCAGCCTTTGCCTTGCTGCGTTTGGCGCGGGGCTGGGCGCGGCTGTCATCCTGTGGCGCCTGCTGCGCCCGCGAAATGAAGGAGTTTTCGCATGA
- a CDS encoding PLP-dependent transferase, whose product MTHLPPARPTLTEALIAPANAQPHHATSVPIFQTSSFLFDRYEDMAAVFAGHSDRFIYTRGNNPTVAELEALIARLEGCEAARGFASGMAAVAAAVMPFVQAGDRVVAVENLYSDAFRLFEVVLKKFGVQTDYVDGSDTEAVIRALPGAKLVYLESPTSWTFTLQDLSAIGRAARAEGVISVIDNSWATPLYQRPAEMGIDLIIHAASKYLAGHSDTIAGLVTGPKALIDRINHEAYHYLGGKMSPFDAWLVLRGMRTLNLRMARHMENGLALGRALLAHEAVTALRHPGFGPHPGLTGFGGLFAFDLDCSVDIARFTNALRVVKIGVSWGGPESLIIPAQAALGLSGAANSFQRFGVNARSLRIAAGLEEPDALVEDVVNAIRVARR is encoded by the coding sequence ATGACCCATCTGCCCCCCGCACGCCCGACCCTGACCGAGGCGCTGATTGCCCCGGCCAACGCGCAGCCGCATCACGCGACCTCGGTGCCGATCTTTCAGACCTCCTCTTTCCTGTTCGACAGATATGAGGACATGGCCGCCGTTTTTGCCGGGCACTCGGATCGCTTCATCTATACCCGTGGCAACAACCCCACCGTGGCCGAGCTGGAGGCGCTGATCGCGCGGCTGGAAGGCTGCGAGGCGGCGCGCGGCTTTGCCTCCGGCATGGCGGCGGTGGCGGCGGCGGTGATGCCCTTCGTGCAGGCGGGCGATAGGGTGGTCGCGGTCGAGAACCTCTATTCCGACGCGTTCCGCCTGTTCGAAGTGGTGCTGAAGAAATTCGGCGTGCAGACCGATTATGTCGATGGATCGGATACCGAGGCGGTGATCCGCGCCTTGCCGGGGGCAAAGCTGGTCTATCTGGAAAGCCCGACCTCGTGGACCTTCACCCTGCAAGACCTGTCGGCGATTGGCCGGGCGGCGCGGGCTGAAGGCGTGATTTCGGTGATCGACAATTCTTGGGCGACGCCGCTGTATCAGCGCCCCGCCGAGATGGGAATTGATCTGATCATCCATGCCGCTTCGAAATACCTCGCCGGGCACAGCGACACGATTGCCGGGCTGGTGACAGGGCCAAAGGCGCTGATCGACCGGATCAACCATGAGGCCTATCATTATCTCGGCGGCAAGATGTCACCCTTCGATGCCTGGCTGGTGCTGCGCGGGATGCGCACGCTGAACCTGCGCATGGCGCGGCATATGGAAAACGGGCTAGCACTGGGCCGGGCCCTGCTGGCGCATGAGGCGGTGACGGCGCTGCGCCATCCCGGCTTTGGCCCGCATCCGGGGCTGACCGGCTTTGGCGGCCTGTTTGCCTTCGATCTGGATTGTAGCGTGGATATTGCCCGGTTCACGAATGCGCTGCGCGTGGTGAAGATCGGGGTCAGCTGGGGCGGGCCGGAAAGCCTGATCATCCCGGCGCAGGCCGCACTCGGGCTTTCGGGGGCCGCGAACTCGTTCCAGCGGTTTGGCGTGAACGCCCGCTCGTTGCGCATTGCGGCGGGGCTGGAAGAGCCGGACGCATTGGTGGAAGATGTGGTGAACGCAATCCGGGTGGCGCGCAGATGA